The Astatotilapia calliptera chromosome 19, fAstCal1.2, whole genome shotgun sequence DNA segment TACTGGAGCATTTATGTTCAGACCTACAGTCCAGCCCATGGGGGGGGGAGTAGCATTCTGGCAGTGTTTTTTCTGAGGAAACATATAATTTAAAAAGGGGGACCAGTTTATTTGCAAGTCAAAGTAAAGAGGAAGATATCAAAGGTATATTTGTCAGCAAAAATAATGACTGTAAGTTCAAGTTGCTGTGAAACTCAACAACGCAGAACATATTCTCATTTGGGAAATAGAAGCTGGAACTTATTAAGTTTTAGGTTGTGATAAGTAAGCTTGCTCCATTTTCATTTGCAGGCTCCCTTTTCTCCTTAGGATAATGTTACCATTGGCTGTAAACCATTGCCTGATGTTTGCCGTGGAGCTAATGCTTCTGTTGTACAGCACAGGTAAGTAACAAAATCTAGCTTAAAAGAAACCAGTATTTCTCAAAatatttttctcatatttttacGTTGAAATTTTTTAGGCACAAATGGAGACAGTAAACCCAATAATACCCTCTTTATCAGTCCCAAAACACTAGCTGATTCATATTTTCCATCAAGtaagttaaaaacaatacaGGAAAAAATCATCATTAGGTTAAAGGACAAACTTAGTAATCTGgggttttatattttaatttagaAACTATCTACCAAGAGGACAATGGAACTAAACTCTGTTTCAACATCCAACCAAATAATACACGTGCAGGTACAGTTATCTaatttttagcttttcttttttttttgctttcaagctgttggggaaaaaCATTTGTCTTGGTTATTTGctaaatgtgtttgtgctttaaATTTTTCTTAGAGTGTTGTAACGACACGGATTTCAACTGCAATATTGAAGTAAAAATAGATAGTCAAGGTAAATACAGGCTAAATTTAACTGAAGAGATTTTATCCAAGCAAGATATTGTGGTGATGAAGGATCCAGAGCATAATTATTCATGTATGCCATCCCAGCTCTACAACAAAAGCAGCCCTGGTAAGCCTCTAAGAAGTGAGTTAGTGCACAGTGGTCAAATTTTAAGTTTATTTGATCAGTTTGAAAAGGTTTCCAACCAATGATCTGATGCACTTTCCATCTTgttgcaggttttttttgtaacatcAACCGCTGCTTGAGTGAAAGTAAATTCACAAACCTTTTCCTCTTAATTTCTACATGAAACAATGTGACAGCAGTGACAGTGCACAAGTTCTAATTTCATACTTTTATGTGTTCAAGGTATGAAGAATATGAGTATGAATATGAAACTGAGCAAAGGGAGCTTTCGTGAAAACCTCACAGGTATAATTATTTGTTTATCAAatcagttaaaaacaaatatttaatgttAGCAAGTGTAACAACAGCccgcttgtgtttgtgtgtttgcatactTTGTGTACATTTCCATAAAACAGAATATGTCGTGAGTGATAATGACACATGGACTGTGTCATGCAACCCATCCACAACAACCACCAGCATCAATTCTTCCAGCGAATCTTCCACAACAACCACCAGCATCAGTTCTTCCAGCGAATCTTCCACAACAACCACCAGCATCAGTTCTTCCAGCGAATCTTCCACAACAACCACCAGCATCAGTTCTTCCAGCAAATCTTCCACAACAACCACCAGCAATGACAATGACACTATTGACATTTCCATCAACCATACCATTCCTAACCCAGTGTAGATATCTCAGTTTTCATAGAAATATTTTTGCAATATTGTGCACTTTTGAAATCTACTTTAAGAAACTAACTGTGTCTCCGTGTTACAGAGACGTCATGAAAAATCTATCCTTTGTCCTTGAAATGATGGGTAATTTTGGCACAGCAACAATCAAGATGGGCAACATCACAGGAGTGATTGCCAAACTCTCCCAGAAAAATCAAACCAACATGAACTTTGCCTTCACAGAAAACGCTGGCGTGAAGGTAAGGTGTTTGATAAAAGAGCGTGACACAATTTTAAGACTGTGGATTACTAACTCTCTAATGTCTGAGGCATGGAATAATTGCCAGAAAAATCATATTTCTGAGTTCAGTGAAAATTACTCTGGTTATTGAACATTCTGATGAAATACAAAAGATACTTTAATGCTCATTTGCATATattagttttaatttgtataataCATATGCATGAcatcattattttataattgttTTTGCTGATAAACATTTCTCATTTTGAAAGattgttaaaggaggaaacagcaattttacGGGCCCATTTCGTTTAATGAAAATTCCTAAAGAGGCCAGTAAAATGGCGGTGGAGGGAAATGGATCATTTCTTGGAATTCTGTTGTTTCCACAACAGCATGTGGTAATAGTACAGCTCAACTAAAAACTTACTTTTCATATGTATAAACATATTGACCAAACCTGATCTATTAACAATCTTTTAATCTTAACAGGatgacagcagtaaatactattTAAACAGTGAGATAGTGGGAATAGAAATGGGGGCAAAAATACAAAACCTTTCACAACCCATCGAGATTCAGTACAGTAATGTGGACAAGGTAAGTGTGATGTCATAACAGAAATAATGATCAATTTAAGTTCAGAGGAAAACTTATTCtgattttcattttctattttgaTAAAGAAAGGAGCGAATGCTTCTTGCATGTCTTGGGATGGAAACAGCACAGATGCAAATggtaaaaaaccccaaatagatctctctatatatatatctaattTTAATATGAAAACCACAGGAATTAAAGACCTTTGAAGTGTTCACTCACATTTTGCACACACGCTGattactgtgataaagtctgtCTTTAACAGTTACTTCTTTGTATTACTGCTGTCCAACAGGGAAATCACTCTGGATCACAGATGGCTGTCAAACAGTGGAGACCAATAACAGCATCACCTGCCAGTGCACACATCTAACCTTTTTTGCCATACTCATGGTAAGACAGCTGTATAGGAaataagaaattattttttttacagcacataCTGACACATAACTATTTGAACCTAGTCACCTACACCTGCAAACATTAGCACTTCTGATGTTAATACTCTGACCTACATCACTTCAATCGGTTGTGGACTGTCGCTGTTTTTCTTGATCGTCGGTCTCTTCATGCACGTTCTCGTCAGGTAAGAGATCCGAGGCAGTTTGGATTTTTACCTCAGTAAAGTCCTTTTTCTTACGCACACTAATTTGCTCCACAGAAAGGGGAAAGCAAGCGAAGCAACAAAGATTCTGATGAACCTCTTTGTCGCCATGTTGATCCTGAACTTGTCCTTCTTGACCAATGAGAGCATTTCAAATCTGGGTATCGAAGGTGCATGTGTGGCAATAGCAGCAGTTCTGCACTACGGGATGTTGGCCACTTTTACCTGGTTCTTCATGCAGGCTTTACACTTGTACCTCAGTCTACGTCGAATCTGCACTGAAGTGAAACATTACATGCTGAAGATTTGCATCACAGGATGGGGTAAGAGACCTGAGCCAAAAATGATACTTATGCTCTCATATTATGAATAATAATCACAGGAGAATTTATATTCCTAATCTTCTCTTTAGTCATACCGGCTGTGGTGGTGATCGCTCTTCTTGCCTCCCAGAAATATAAttctattaatattaatacaaaTGAGGGGAAAGCAGCAACAATGTAAGTCTGTAAATCTGATAATAGATTTCTTggataaaacacaaacatcttCATCAGAGGATCACGTTGTACTCCCTTTTTCAGGTGCTGGATCTCTGATGCTGGTATCCACCAGGGGGTCAACATTGGTTATTATGCTGTAGTGTTCGTCTTCACTCTGAGTGTATTCATTCTAACTGTAAGGCAAATCGTTCTAATGCCAAAAGCAGGAAAGGCCCAAGACAATAGTTCCATTAAGAGCAACACTTCCACCATTCTGAGCCTGTTCCTCCTTCTTGGCATCACCTGGGCTTTTGCTTTCTTCAGCTACGGACCTTTGCTCATCGCTTCCTACTACATCTTTACCATCCTCAACTCCTTTCAAGGTAAATCTAAAACTGTCACAGTGAGCTGACTTCATTCTTTATTGGATTAAAAGTCCTTAACCTTCTTCTTTATTTGtataggtttcttcctgttcatctACTATTATAAATCCAGCAAGATTATTGGAGACGGCAAAATCCACACACAAAGTAGCAGCACAGCtacatcaaacacagctgtaacGTCTCCTTATGCATAAGGCTTGCTGTTTTACCATATTTTGACACAAGAGGGCagcattttatttcatataGTTCCAGCAGGTTGCTCTGTGTAGAAACAACTTGGTCATTCTTCCCATGTGCTCTCCGCTGAATGGCTTTTCTGACATGAAAGCACTAACCCAGATTACCTTCTTTGACGCAAATACTCATGTGGACTAGAGCTCGAGTCAGTACTCTGGAAGTCATTTCAGAGCACGACTCTATGTTTGTTCCcatgcttttatattttaacaGACAAACTTGTCTTACTCACGCCAAATAATTCATAGAAGGCTGTGATTCAGTCAGAATACGCAACCACAATTGTAAACATGTCAGGATGTTAAGGTGTAAAATGTTAAAGTGGGAAAGTGAAACATGTCAAAGACATAAGGACATTTTCAATTTGATGGCAGTAACACCTCTCAAAAAGTTGGGACAGGGACATGTTGACAACTGTGTAGCACCTGTCTTCCTTTAAACAGAAATCCATAAACATCTGCTGGGATGAGCTGCTGGACGTTTGGTAGAAGAACATTCCATCTTGTTGGATATAGGATCCTAGCTGGGTTGTCTTCCGAGTTATTATCATGATGCATCAAACGTTTTTATTTGGTGATATGGTTGGCCATTTCAGCACCTGACTCTTCCACTATTAAGCCAAGCTGCTGTAATGAATGCACTGTGCAGTTCAGCATTCTCTTGTTGAAAAATCCAAGCAACTCCTTGAACAAGACTTTATCTGCATGGGAAAATATGTTGATCCAAAACCTGCATATACCTCTGAGCAatgatggtgcctttccagatgCCCAGGCTTCCAATTCCACAGCCCAATACCATCAGAGATGTATAGTCATTGAATTTTGGTAAGCTGGATTTTCCTTCTCTTCCATCCTCATCCATTTTTTCCAGGCAGAATCTTAAAATTTTGAATTGTCTGACCAAATAACAGTTTCCCCTTTGGctgtgttcattttaaatggGCTTTGGTCCATAGAAGACAGCAACTTTTCTAGATAATTCtcacatatggcttcttctttgcatgataAAGCATTAACCTCCATTTTTGGATGGCACTGTGAACTGTGTGAACACAATGACAGATTGGTGAACCTCTGCCTATCTTTAATATCCAGTCCCGTTATTGAACTGTTGCTAGTTAACCtaactatttaaaaaatgttcccgcagctgtttcttttcagtACTACTTACTTCTCTAGCCTTTTCTCGCCTCCAACTTCTTTTGAGcaatgttgctgccatcaaattcaaaacgaGTGTTATTTTTCATGAAACAGTAGAAAGTctgaatttaaacatttaaaaatatgtatatattatccATTGAAATTTGCTTCATGCTTCTCCCATAGCAAAAACAATCCTGACACTGTAACTGTCACATTAAATGGTTCTATGACAAATCTGTCATTTGTTTAGTTTGTTGctaaaaagcagatttttcacGTTTACCAGtaaacttaaaaatgttttctgtggtctattgtaaataaaatatgggttttgtAAATCATTGACTAAGGTTGTATTACAGACCTCTTGAATCAGTCATAGAGTGGAATGCAGAGTTTAAACGTTtaagaaattaaacatttattttttttgactgATGTGCTTCTCAATGTGATTAAAAATAGCAGAATCAAGGTGAAAGGAAGGCTTGTCTCACATATCCTACACAGTGTCGGGGCTGAACTCGCCAGTTAGTGTGTTGCGTGCCTTCAGATAATTACTCTGAGTCCAGAGAGACCAGTATCCACTGTGCGGGAAGCTTAACTGGCAAACAAGAAATGAGCTCATGACTACCTATAGTGATAAGCTCCCTGAGGGTATTTGAATGTTGAAACTATTCTCTAAAGTTTACTGTATTTCACTAGCATATATATAAGTGCAGTGTATCTTGgcaaactgttttgtttgtttagtggtTTTTGGGAATTGTGGATTTCGTTAgtacttatttttattatactaccttaaaaaatatcatattattttttcatttagagGGAACCTGATTTGCTTTTCtcagttttattaaagtagcCTTAAAGTCAAATCTTTGCATGTACTCTATATCATATGAAGTTTGTCAAGCTTTTATTTgacaaaataaatgatttgaCTAAAATGTCGtaataacttttttgtattttatcagGACAAAATATGATTTTCATACATAGAAGCAAATTGTCTTGTGAAAGAAACTGTTGTATGTACACAACATAGTCTTGAAATAAAAGTCTGAGCtgtttaaatgaataataaagttTTTCCTTATTCAGAACTTGAGCCTCGATGAGTGACATTGAGAAAGGAAGGACTGTTTATTTATCTACGACTGATTAATCTCCTAAATGACCACAGCGTGCCAGACAAAAACTGGGGTAATTACTGCCATGCATGTCTGATTTGTGTTGCTCCAAAAGAAGGGCTTTTACGCAAAGCACAGCAGGCTTCTGTGGTATACCTGTGTGTGTCCTTATCTTAGAacatgcaaaattaaaaagcagAGGCTAAGATGCAGGATCACAACTCATAGCTCTGTGGTAAGCAGTTGTGAACATTAATCTCAATAGCAAAAGATTTGATAGGCCAGAATGTGAgggtgaaaaaaacaactgctttTGATTCATTAACTTACTAAATCAAAAGTATGTAAAAGTCCCCGCACAGATTTGGAGCAGAGTTTTACTGCTTTCCTAAAAACATAAATCAAGGCATCTCTGAGAAATGTTCTGGGAAGATTGTTGTTTTGTGCGTCAGTCTAGATGATTTCATAATGAAAATGACAGGGAATGTTACATTTTCACGCTATTCAACAAAACCCTTACCAGAGtgaaaaaccaaataaaattttaacacGTGTTAATGTGTTTCACTTAGTAGATGGGAACTAAGAAAGTGCTTTTTAATTGCTCTCAGTGTCATACCACATGTACAGTAGTGGCTCAGAGAAAGACATTAGCATCAACATGCACGTTAAAGTTGGAAAACATTTTGGTTCTATATCGAAATATAGGCAGAAAAAAGtgcataaaatacaaaatctgcTCCAGAAAGGTCGTCCTAACCTCAGTTTCTGTGGAATAAGAATAGTTAAAGTTTCCAATCATCAGACTGACTGGATGCATTATTACCACAATCTGTGTGCAGGAGCttttatgcattttattatAGGGAGTCTAGACTGAATCCTGGCCTGTAAAAGCAAAATTTTCAATCTCAAATGACCTATAAAACCCGAGGTCTTGTTCCCGGAGACTTGCGTGTAAAGAGGGAAAAATTATTATCTTTTATTTGCCCGGTTACTGGTTAACACTGGCTTTTATCAAATTTGAGATGACACAACATCAATTCTATTTGCTAGCAAATGTGTGACAAAGCAAAGTTGACTCTTAGAAACGTACGGTCGACTTCATTTTCTGCTCCCCTGCtatggggcgccgtttgtaaagtgaaacgtgctgaaattaacggcaacatttttccacatttagctcaaaacaagtcattttttacaacatttagtaaaatatttgtaacttttgatatttaaaacagaattttaaatgttaaatctaaatattatatttaaatctaaatgttaaatctaaatgttaaatctaaatattatatttaaatctaaatgttaaatctaaatgttaaatctaaatgtttaggctaacatgcaaatttattgCACGGATCAgcggaaataccaaaataaaagctttccgAAAACCTCCGGTGCAAAAGTGTGCCGGTAGTGGTcagacacgttctcactccctaAGCGTAATAATTTTCACTAGGTGACAAATTGTCAACATTTTATGCTTTTGGGTACCcaacacgttcctaaatgacggcaccaccacttcccctgccagtggcggactccctcagacatcggtgcgttgg contains these protein-coding regions:
- the LOC113012741 gene encoding adhesion G-protein coupled receptor G5-like, which produces MLPLAVNHCLMFAVELMLLLYSTGTNGDSKPNNTLFISPKTLADSYFPSKTIYQEDNGTKLCFNIQPNNTRAECCNDTDFNCNIEVKIDSQGKYRLNLTEEILSKQDIVVMKDPEHNYSCMPSQLYNKSSPGKPLRSFFCNINRCLSESMKNMSMNMKLSKGSFRENLTEYVVSDNDTWTVSCNPSTTTTSINSSSESSTTTTSISSSSESSTTTTSISSSSESSTTTTSISSSSKSSTTTTSNDNDTIDISINHTIPNPVDVMKNLSFVLEMMGNFGTATIKMGNITGVIAKLSQKNQTNMNFAFTENAGVKIVKGGNSNFTGPFRLMKIPKEASKMAVEGNGSFLGILLFPQQHVDDSSKYYLNSEIVGIEMGAKIQNLSQPIEIQYSNVDKKGANASCMSWDGNSTDANGKSLWITDGCQTVETNNSITCQCTHLTFFAILMSPTPANISTSDVNTLTYITSIGCGLSLFFLIVGLFMHVLVRKGKASEATKILMNLFVAMLILNLSFLTNESISNLGIEGACVAIAAVLHYGMLATFTWFFMQALHLYLSLRRICTEVKHYMLKICITGWVIPAVVVIALLASQKYNSININTNEGKAATMCWISDAGIHQGVNIGYYAVVFVFTLSVFILTVRQIVLMPKAGKAQDNSSIKSNTSTILSLFLLLGITWAFAFFSYGPLLIASYYIFTILNSFQGFFLFIYYYKSSKIIGDGKIHTQSSSTATSNTAVTSPYA